In Ignavibacteriales bacterium, one DNA window encodes the following:
- a CDS encoding tetratricopeptide repeat protein, with amino-acid sequence MKKLIAGVIVLCAVFVSGLSAQVQIDNAKELLKQGKAKEAIGLVRQVLETAPKNIEAWHTLADAYLKLPNIDSAKIAGQRMISIDEKNYNGYLIVAKIEESQKDIKGAYATLTTGLQEKKGEAQLLIALGGLLLRADSVDRAIVVLSQAKEAAPNSAVIFDNLGDAYNKQGVPSFALTQYEKAVELDSMKTDIYIKLGKLYYKERRYNDAAKAYARVVTLDQNNKEILLELCRMYMASRPKQFDNASKYLKLYTQRFPKETEPWGMYTEALFNLRQFPEALDAAAQVLKADPKNGKALRYQATSLFVLKKYKESIDSFKKLQAVDTMKVDDNMRLGDANMELKQTQAAMTAYEEVLKLDPNKKDVFSKAGMAFMSEGKYAQAAPLFQRRFSVDSSTAALSSYLNYANCKIALKEYDSARVAYRAFIARKADYPAAWIGLAHALLLMSPDSLQRAKSAYEEWLKLIPPAEEAKYKKDLAEAYKNIGVAFLVDKKYEQAIAPLKKSLQYIDNDDDTHLRLGQAYAMTSNKEEAIKAYQKAFKLNPKNKDAKKGLELLGIPVD; translated from the coding sequence ATGAAAAAGCTCATAGCTGGCGTCATTGTCTTATGTGCCGTTTTTGTGTCGGGGCTCTCGGCACAAGTACAGATTGACAACGCAAAAGAGCTGCTCAAACAAGGCAAGGCAAAAGAAGCCATTGGCCTTGTTCGTCAGGTGCTTGAGACCGCGCCGAAGAACATAGAGGCGTGGCATACGCTCGCGGATGCATACCTCAAGCTTCCCAATATTGATTCTGCGAAGATCGCTGGTCAACGCATGATCTCAATCGATGAGAAGAACTATAATGGATATCTCATCGTTGCAAAGATCGAAGAATCGCAGAAGGACATCAAAGGCGCCTACGCGACATTGACAACCGGCCTGCAGGAAAAGAAGGGAGAGGCACAACTCCTGATCGCTCTCGGAGGATTGTTGTTGCGGGCAGATTCTGTCGACCGGGCCATTGTCGTTCTGAGCCAGGCAAAGGAAGCCGCTCCCAATTCTGCCGTGATTTTCGACAACCTCGGGGATGCGTACAACAAGCAGGGAGTTCCGAGCTTCGCTCTCACCCAGTATGAGAAAGCTGTCGAGTTGGATTCCATGAAGACAGATATTTACATCAAACTGGGGAAGCTCTATTATAAGGAGCGCCGGTACAACGACGCCGCGAAAGCCTATGCGCGTGTCGTGACCCTGGACCAGAACAATAAAGAGATCCTGTTGGAGCTGTGCAGGATGTACATGGCATCCAGGCCGAAACAATTTGACAACGCTTCGAAATATCTGAAATTGTATACACAACGTTTCCCAAAAGAAACCGAACCATGGGGAATGTACACTGAAGCACTGTTCAACTTGCGGCAGTTCCCCGAGGCGCTGGATGCAGCGGCTCAGGTCCTGAAGGCCGACCCGAAAAACGGAAAGGCGCTGCGTTACCAGGCGACGTCGCTGTTTGTTCTCAAGAAATACAAGGAGAGCATTGATTCGTTCAAGAAGCTGCAAGCGGTCGACACGATGAAGGTGGACGACAATATGAGGTTGGGCGATGCGAATATGGAATTGAAGCAGACGCAGGCGGCCATGACAGCATACGAAGAAGTTCTTAAGCTCGATCCAAACAAGAAAGACGTGTTCAGCAAAGCCGGAATGGCCTTCATGTCTGAGGGCAAGTACGCTCAGGCGGCTCCCTTGTTCCAACGAAGGTTCAGCGTTGATTCTTCAACGGCGGCATTGAGCTCGTACCTCAACTATGCCAACTGTAAGATTGCGCTGAAGGAATACGACTCAGCACGCGTGGCTTACCGTGCATTTATCGCCAGGAAAGCAGATTATCCGGCAGCGTGGATAGGCCTTGCGCACGCCCTCCTCCTGATGTCTCCCGATTCGCTGCAACGTGCGAAAAGCGCATACGAGGAATGGCTGAAGCTGATTCCTCCCGCCGAAGAGGCGAAATACAAGAAAGACCTTGCAGAAGCATACAAGAATATTGGTGTCGCATTTCTTGTGGATAAAAAATATGAGCAGGCTATTGCACCGTTGAAGAAATCGTTGCAATATATTGACAATGATGATGATACGCACCTCCGGTTGGGTCAGGCGTACGCCATGACAAGCAATAAAGAGGAAGCGATCAAGGCATACCAGAAAGCGTTCAAACTCAATCCGAAGAACAAAGATGCCAAGAAGGGTCTCGAACTGCTCGGTATTCCTGTTGATTAA
- a CDS encoding universal stress protein yields MSSESVDISSTPHGVARLATSRPRVLGWLRSAAILDGDWGTSVAYVMGIGFALAGYSSFWHLSAMMGLTSLVAINYITICRLYPNGGGVYGSVYHRSQLLAVVGALLLAADYIITMALSILDACHYFGVESPVLWAIVIICVIAALNWFGPKHSGGLALLITAITVIALLVIVVMSAPAALSSPRIDLPKGGFLHNWGIFTGFILSLSGIEAISNMTGLMKDPTRDSRRAILSVLMKVLIVNGFLGLAMLAVQGLTPGDHLEDMIRFLGEHYVGEWFGWVIAASLGVLLISAGNTALNGLISVQFLMSVDSELPPSLRILNRHGVPIVPLLLSTAIPIVVLLLVGNVETLSHLYAIGLVGAMTINLGSTATDKSIKLRTMVRVFMAISATVLLLIEISIAVNKVQAALFASAILVTGLSARAIVKARAKIPVPAVEAVPEAAAPARRRRRSIPSRKYLLALKDVNEKLIRFAIDEAKARNAFLFILRVKEIAVGTLPAQLEMPTNGQEKLIDRICAEAGLDYQSVQIPSYDVGYTIAEQAATFGVERVIIGAQQRSRLEYVLKGSVMRALNSLLPEDVQLVIYGG; encoded by the coding sequence TTGTCTTCTGAAAGTGTTGACATCTCATCGACTCCTCACGGAGTCGCCCGACTAGCGACCAGCCGTCCACGCGTTCTCGGTTGGCTCCGAAGTGCCGCCATCCTCGATGGAGATTGGGGTACGAGCGTCGCCTATGTCATGGGCATCGGGTTTGCCCTGGCTGGGTACAGCAGTTTCTGGCACCTCTCGGCAATGATGGGGCTGACCTCTCTCGTCGCCATCAACTACATCACGATCTGCCGTTTGTACCCCAATGGCGGCGGTGTCTATGGGTCTGTCTACCATCGGTCACAACTCCTCGCCGTAGTCGGAGCGCTCCTTCTCGCAGCAGATTACATTATCACGATGGCCTTGTCGATCCTGGACGCGTGCCATTATTTTGGCGTTGAAAGCCCCGTTCTGTGGGCGATTGTCATTATTTGTGTAATTGCCGCTCTCAACTGGTTTGGCCCGAAGCACTCCGGCGGACTCGCGTTACTGATCACGGCGATCACAGTCATTGCGCTCCTCGTTATCGTAGTCATGTCTGCACCCGCAGCACTTTCTTCTCCGAGAATCGACCTGCCGAAGGGAGGATTCCTCCACAACTGGGGAATATTCACCGGGTTTATTCTGAGCCTTTCCGGCATCGAGGCTATCTCAAACATGACGGGTTTGATGAAGGATCCGACGAGAGACTCGCGAAGAGCCATTCTTTCGGTTCTCATGAAGGTTCTCATCGTGAATGGCTTCCTCGGACTTGCAATGCTCGCCGTTCAGGGTTTGACGCCGGGGGATCATCTTGAGGACATGATCCGGTTTCTCGGTGAACACTACGTTGGTGAATGGTTCGGATGGGTCATCGCAGCGTCTTTGGGCGTCCTTCTGATCTCAGCAGGAAACACGGCGTTGAACGGACTCATCTCTGTGCAGTTCCTCATGTCGGTCGATAGTGAGCTGCCGCCATCGCTCAGAATTCTGAACCGGCACGGTGTCCCCATTGTCCCGCTTCTCCTGTCCACCGCAATCCCAATCGTGGTGTTGCTCCTGGTCGGGAATGTTGAAACGCTGTCCCATCTCTATGCAATCGGGCTGGTCGGAGCGATGACAATCAACCTCGGATCGACGGCCACGGACAAATCCATCAAGCTCCGCACTATGGTGCGGGTGTTCATGGCAATCTCTGCAACCGTGCTCCTGCTTATTGAAATCTCGATCGCAGTCAACAAGGTCCAGGCTGCGTTGTTTGCGTCCGCTATTCTTGTTACAGGTCTGAGCGCCCGTGCGATCGTGAAGGCCCGTGCGAAGATTCCGGTGCCGGCAGTGGAAGCAGTGCCGGAGGCCGCGGCACCTGCCCGGCGGCGACGCCGATCTATCCCCAGCAGGAAATATTTGCTGGCGCTGAAAGACGTCAATGAAAAACTGATCAGGTTCGCGATTGACGAGGCCAAGGCGCGTAATGCATTCCTGTTCATCCTTCGAGTGAAGGAAATAGCTGTTGGTACGTTGCCGGCACAGTTGGAGATGCCGACGAACGGTCAGGAGAAGTTGATCGACCGTATTTGTGCGGAAGCCGGGCTCGATTATCAATCTGTCCAGATCCCAAGTTATGACGTGGGCTATACGATCGCCGAGCAGGCAGCGACCTTCGGTGTTGAGCGGGTCATCATCGGAGCGCAACAGCGGAGCCGGCTTGAGTATGTGCTGAAGGGAAGTGTCATGCGCGCTTTGAACAGCCTTCTCCCGGAGGATGTTCAACTTGTCATCTATGGCGGTTAG
- a CDS encoding universal stress protein: MSSESSDISSTPHGVTRLATSRPRVLGWLRSAAILDGDWGTSVAYVMGIGFALAGYSSFWHLSAMMALTSLVAINYITICRLYPNGGGVYSSVYHRSKLLAVVGALLLAADYIVTMALSVLDACHYFGLENPVLWAIVVILAIGALNWFGPKHSGGLALLITAFTLVTLFVVIVASAPTAIASARIDAPQGGLMHNWGIFTGFILSLSGIEAISNMTGLMKDPTRDSRKAILAILVKVLIVNAFLGLAMLAIQGLKPGDYLEDMIRFLAEHYVGKWFGLVIASSLGVLLISAGNTALNDLISIQFLMSVDKELPSSLRILNRHGVPIVPLAVATLVPIIVLLVIGNIEMLSHLYAIGLVGAMTINLGSTATDKSIKLKSLVRGFMMVSATVLLLIEVSIAINKTQAVIFASSILVVGLGARTLARRRYREIPTVPEVAEVSAPRPMRKPRKIPSTRYLLAMKELNEKLLRFAIEEAESRNAFLFVLRVKEIAVGALPAQLEMPTNGQEQKIEQICYDAGIDYRSVRIPSYDVGYTIAEQAATFGVERVIIGAEQRSRLEYALKGSVMRSLSNLLPEDVQLVIFGG, encoded by the coding sequence TTGTCCTCTGAAAGTTCTGACATCTCATCGACTCCACACGGAGTCACCCGTCTAGCAACCAGCCGTCCGCGCGTTCTCGGCTGGCTTCGCAGCGCCGCCATTCTTGATGGAGATTGGGGTACCAGCGTTGCCTATGTTATGGGCATCGGGTTTGCTCTGGCTGGCTATAGCAGCTTCTGGCATCTCTCTGCAATGATGGCACTGACATCTCTCGTCGCCATCAATTACATCACCATTTGCCGGCTTTATCCCAATGGCGGAGGAGTGTATAGCTCCGTCTACCACAGGTCGAAACTTCTGGCTGTTGTTGGAGCCCTTCTTCTCGCTGCCGACTACATTGTCACAATGGCGCTTTCGGTTCTGGACGCCTGCCACTATTTCGGGCTTGAGAACCCGGTTCTGTGGGCTATTGTCGTCATCCTGGCCATCGGGGCGTTGAACTGGTTTGGTCCAAAGCATTCAGGAGGATTGGCTCTTCTCATCACCGCGTTCACTCTCGTAACCCTTTTCGTCGTGATCGTTGCGTCTGCACCTACTGCAATCGCATCCGCCAGAATCGATGCTCCCCAGGGTGGACTCATGCATAACTGGGGGATTTTCACAGGGTTCATTCTGAGCCTCTCGGGAATTGAAGCAATTTCCAACATGACGGGCTTGATGAAAGACCCGACCCGGGATTCTCGCAAGGCCATACTGGCGATACTTGTGAAGGTTTTGATCGTCAACGCGTTTCTTGGGTTGGCGATGCTTGCCATTCAGGGATTAAAACCTGGAGACTACCTCGAAGACATGATCAGGTTCCTTGCAGAACACTATGTCGGGAAGTGGTTTGGTTTGGTTATCGCCTCGTCACTGGGGGTATTGCTCATCTCGGCTGGCAATACAGCACTCAACGACCTGATCTCCATACAGTTCCTGATGTCGGTAGACAAGGAGCTGCCTTCTTCGTTGAGGATTCTCAATCGACATGGCGTCCCGATTGTTCCACTTGCTGTCGCGACGCTCGTTCCCATCATAGTCCTTCTCGTAATCGGCAACATCGAAATGCTCTCCCACCTGTATGCGATCGGTCTCGTGGGGGCCATGACGATCAATCTTGGTTCGACGGCTACTGACAAGAGCATCAAGCTGAAATCACTGGTTCGCGGATTCATGATGGTTTCAGCGACCGTCCTTCTTCTCATCGAAGTTTCCATCGCGATCAACAAGACGCAGGCTGTGATTTTCGCTTCCTCCATTCTTGTCGTCGGTCTGGGGGCGCGCACTCTTGCCAGGCGCCGCTACCGTGAAATCCCAACCGTACCCGAGGTCGCCGAAGTCTCCGCCCCACGGCCGATGCGCAAGCCAAGGAAGATACCGAGCACCCGGTACCTCCTGGCGATGAAAGAGTTGAACGAGAAACTTCTTCGATTTGCGATCGAAGAAGCCGAATCGCGCAACGCGTTCCTGTTTGTTCTCAGGGTCAAGGAAATCGCCGTCGGTGCATTGCCGGCTCAGTTAGAGATGCCAACGAACGGACAGGAACAGAAGATCGAGCAGATCTGCTACGATGCAGGGATCGATTACCGGTCTGTCAGGATCCCCAGTTACGATGTCGGGTATACGATCGCCGAACAAGCGGCGACATTCGGCGTCGAACGGGTCATCATTGGTGCTGAACAACGGAGCAGGCTTGAGTATGCGCTGAAGGGAAGCGTCATGAGATCGCTCAGCAACCTGTTACCTGAAGATGTTCAGCTTGTCATTTTTGGCGGCTGA
- a CDS encoding amino acid permease, with amino-acid sequence MAIQIFRRKTLDRIAEDAERSTETHLKRTLGALDLVSLGIGAIIGTGIFAVIGTAAAGGPSHLGAGPGVMLSFIITALACGFCALCYAEFAALVPISGSAYTYSYATLGEIVAWIIGWDLIIEYAVGNVAVAIAWAAYFHQLFAGLGVHIPAWLAVDFRSAHQAADAVAAAGGTVSLDLVLPFEAWQTHPTIFGVPVIFNFLAIGIVALVTWILVIGVKESSRANNIMVALKLVILVFFIGVGAFYVKPANWTPFMPNGFAGVWTGASLIFFAFIGFDAISTAAEECKNPGRDMPIGIIGSLIVCTFIYIATAAVLTGMEPWNQLGVADPLAAVFARLGLNWAAGIVSLGAVISMTAVLLVFQLGQPRIFFSMSRDGLLPKYFAKVHPKYQTPHVTTIWTGVVVAVVASIANINEIVELTNIGTLFAFVLVCAGIIILRRTDPDRPRVFRTPFVPWVPLLGIAMCLYLMMGLPLITWIRFGIWLLVGMVLYFTYGFWKSRIRIHEEGIQK; translated from the coding sequence ATGGCGATTCAGATATTTCGCAGAAAGACCCTCGACCGCATTGCTGAAGATGCGGAGCGTTCGACCGAAACACACCTTAAGCGAACGTTAGGCGCTCTCGATCTCGTGTCGCTCGGCATCGGAGCGATCATCGGCACCGGCATTTTCGCTGTCATCGGCACGGCGGCGGCCGGCGGGCCGAGCCACCTCGGTGCCGGCCCCGGCGTCATGCTCTCCTTCATCATCACGGCACTTGCGTGCGGGTTTTGCGCGCTCTGTTATGCGGAGTTTGCCGCTCTTGTCCCCATCTCCGGGAGCGCGTACACGTATTCGTACGCGACACTTGGCGAGATCGTTGCGTGGATCATTGGATGGGACCTGATTATCGAATACGCAGTTGGCAATGTGGCTGTGGCTATTGCATGGGCTGCGTATTTTCATCAACTCTTTGCCGGACTGGGTGTGCACATCCCGGCCTGGCTCGCTGTAGACTTTCGTTCTGCCCACCAGGCGGCGGACGCGGTCGCTGCGGCCGGAGGTACCGTTTCCCTTGACCTCGTACTCCCCTTCGAGGCATGGCAGACCCATCCCACGATTTTTGGCGTTCCTGTGATTTTCAATTTCCTTGCGATCGGGATCGTCGCGCTCGTGACGTGGATTCTTGTCATCGGCGTCAAGGAGTCTTCCCGTGCGAACAACATCATGGTGGCCCTGAAACTGGTCATCCTTGTATTCTTCATCGGGGTTGGGGCATTCTATGTGAAGCCAGCCAACTGGACCCCGTTCATGCCCAATGGATTTGCAGGAGTGTGGACGGGCGCGAGTCTCATCTTCTTCGCCTTCATCGGGTTCGATGCAATCTCCACCGCGGCAGAGGAATGCAAGAATCCAGGAAGGGACATGCCGATTGGGATCATCGGTTCACTCATCGTCTGTACCTTCATCTATATAGCAACGGCAGCTGTCCTTACCGGTATGGAACCATGGAATCAGCTTGGTGTCGCTGACCCCCTCGCGGCTGTCTTCGCACGCCTCGGACTCAATTGGGCGGCAGGCATTGTTTCCCTCGGAGCCGTAATTTCGATGACTGCAGTGCTGCTTGTTTTCCAGCTCGGTCAACCGAGAATCTTCTTCTCGATGTCGCGGGATGGCTTATTGCCGAAATATTTCGCGAAAGTGCATCCAAAATATCAGACACCGCATGTGACAACCATTTGGACCGGCGTTGTTGTCGCTGTCGTCGCGTCGATCGCCAATATCAATGAAATCGTTGAACTCACGAACATCGGAACTCTCTTCGCATTCGTGCTCGTCTGTGCCGGCATCATCATCTTGCGACGCACCGATCCTGATCGTCCGCGCGTGTTCAGAACGCCCTTTGTCCCGTGGGTACCGCTGCTCGGTATCGCCATGTGTCTTTACCTGATGATGGGATTGCCTCTCATCACCTGGATCCGCTTCGGCATCTGGCTGCTGGTGGGTATGGTTCTCTACTTCACCTATGGGTTCTGGAAAAGCAGGATTCGAATTCATGAAGAGGGGATACAGAAATGA
- a CDS encoding amino acid permease: MSDPITPGAAKSGPPQLLRVLGLREGISIHMGVIIGSGIFIVPATIAGHLHAMGPIMLVWVVAGMLTLFGALTLAELSSVLPQAGGPYIYLKHSFGRVWGFLFSWNDYFINKAGSAAAIAVAFATYLGYFIPALSPANTMLKGEWSLFGHPMEFSFGWIQIVAIGTIALVTFINVRGVKFGGWVMNIFTSAKVLALIGLILAVVFAGKGSSSNYLPWWPEEWTSHMTAAFGLAMISALWAYDGWIDVTLTAGEFKNPERNVPMSLLIGTVAVIVLYISANLAFAYVIPIDSMAGSPRIAAEVAQTVLGPVGASLIVIGIMCSTFGTTNGMLLGGPRSIYAAGSDGTFSKSFGKVHPQYHSPYIAIISLGVWGSLLTFSGTYEQITSYVVFGSWAFYAMTAVSVIVLRRKMPNAARPYKAWGYPYATLLFVGIATWFIYNTLVEDTRNAVIGIVLLLVSLPFYYYWTRTTRPADGAGDTTSST; this comes from the coding sequence ATGAGTGATCCTATCACCCCTGGAGCAGCGAAATCGGGGCCTCCTCAATTGCTTCGTGTCCTTGGATTGCGCGAAGGCATTTCGATCCATATGGGAGTGATCATCGGCTCGGGTATCTTCATCGTCCCCGCCACCATTGCCGGCCATCTTCACGCGATGGGCCCGATCATGCTCGTGTGGGTAGTGGCAGGGATGCTGACGCTCTTTGGTGCTTTGACACTGGCAGAGTTGAGTTCGGTATTACCACAGGCAGGGGGACCGTACATCTATCTCAAGCACAGCTTTGGTCGCGTGTGGGGATTCCTCTTCAGCTGGAACGACTATTTCATCAACAAAGCCGGCTCGGCTGCTGCCATCGCTGTGGCATTTGCCACGTATCTTGGCTATTTCATTCCCGCCTTAAGTCCTGCCAACACCATGCTGAAAGGGGAGTGGTCCCTCTTCGGCCACCCCATGGAGTTCTCGTTCGGCTGGATTCAAATAGTGGCCATTGGGACGATAGCACTCGTTACGTTTATCAACGTGCGTGGCGTGAAGTTTGGCGGATGGGTGATGAATATCTTCACCAGCGCGAAAGTCCTGGCTCTCATAGGACTTATTCTGGCGGTCGTTTTCGCGGGTAAAGGGAGCAGTTCAAACTACCTTCCGTGGTGGCCCGAAGAGTGGACAAGCCATATGACAGCGGCATTCGGGCTTGCCATGATATCGGCACTGTGGGCTTATGACGGCTGGATTGACGTGACGCTCACGGCCGGAGAGTTTAAAAACCCGGAACGCAACGTCCCGATGTCTCTGTTGATCGGGACAGTCGCAGTGATCGTGCTCTACATTTCAGCGAATCTGGCATTTGCCTATGTGATCCCCATTGATTCGATGGCCGGTTCTCCCCGCATCGCTGCCGAAGTGGCGCAGACTGTGCTGGGTCCGGTTGGCGCCTCGCTGATTGTCATCGGCATCATGTGCTCCACGTTCGGAACAACGAACGGCATGCTGCTCGGAGGTCCGCGCTCGATCTACGCTGCCGGATCAGACGGCACATTTTCGAAATCGTTTGGAAAGGTGCATCCGCAATATCACAGCCCTTACATAGCAATCATCTCGCTCGGTGTCTGGGGATCTCTCCTTACATTCAGCGGAACCTATGAGCAGATCACCTCCTACGTTGTCTTCGGCTCGTGGGCTTTCTATGCAATGACTGCCGTGAGCGTGATCGTTTTGCGGCGCAAGATGCCAAACGCTGCCAGACCTTACAAAGCGTGGGGGTATCCGTATGCAACGCTTCTGTTCGTTGGAATTGCCACCTGGTTTATCTACAACACCCTGGTCGAGGATACGAGAAACGCCGTGATCGGCATTGTTCTTCTTCTCGTTTCTCTTCCTTTCTATTATTACTGGACACGTACCACACGGCCGGCCGACGGCGCGGGGGATACAACCTCTTCCACATAG
- a CDS encoding cation:dicarboxylase symporter family transporter codes for MKLPKLSLTQWIFVGMASGLLIGWLAPEFAVELRPFSTVFLRLIKSIVAPLIFATLVVGIAGHGDLKQVGRMGVKAIVYFEVVTTLALIIGLVVVNVIKPGVGASLQAASGVGELVAKKQTFGDVLTHVFPQSFFEAAANGEVLQVVVFTLIFSIALAMIAKEKREVILQFCDSLAETMFKFTNIVMKYAPVGVAAAIAVTVGNKGLSVLVNLGLLVLSLYLALTIFVVFVFGGVALMFRIPIRRFFNAVKEPALIAFSTTSSEAALPKAMLAMEALGVPRRIVSFVIPTGYSFNLDGSSLYLSLAAMFVAQAAGIDLSIGQQCVIVLTLMLTSKGVAGVSRAALVVLAGTLASFGLPLEGVAVLLGVDQLMDMGRTMVNVVGNCLATVVVAKWEGEFKLSES; via the coding sequence ATGAAACTCCCAAAACTATCGCTGACTCAATGGATCTTCGTGGGAATGGCATCCGGCCTGCTCATCGGCTGGCTTGCCCCGGAATTTGCCGTTGAACTTCGTCCCTTCAGCACCGTATTTCTCAGGCTCATCAAGTCGATTGTCGCTCCGCTGATTTTCGCTACGCTCGTCGTCGGCATCGCCGGGCATGGCGATTTGAAACAGGTGGGAAGAATGGGAGTGAAGGCAATTGTGTACTTTGAAGTTGTAACCACACTTGCCCTGATCATCGGACTTGTTGTTGTCAATGTCATCAAGCCGGGAGTGGGGGCATCACTCCAGGCGGCATCGGGCGTGGGTGAGCTCGTTGCCAAGAAGCAGACGTTTGGGGATGTTCTCACGCATGTGTTTCCGCAGAGCTTTTTCGAAGCTGCCGCGAACGGAGAAGTGCTGCAAGTCGTGGTGTTCACGCTGATTTTCAGCATTGCTCTTGCGATGATTGCGAAGGAAAAACGGGAAGTCATACTGCAGTTCTGTGATTCGCTGGCCGAGACGATGTTCAAGTTCACAAACATCGTGATGAAATATGCGCCGGTCGGTGTTGCTGCGGCGATCGCCGTGACGGTTGGTAACAAGGGGCTCTCTGTTCTTGTCAATCTCGGACTCCTGGTGCTTTCCTTGTATCTTGCGCTCACGATCTTCGTCGTCTTTGTTTTCGGCGGCGTTGCGTTGATGTTCAGAATACCGATCCGCAGATTTTTCAACGCGGTCAAAGAACCGGCTCTCATTGCATTTTCCACAACCAGTTCGGAGGCGGCGCTCCCAAAGGCGATGCTTGCAATGGAGGCGCTCGGCGTCCCGCGACGGATCGTCTCGTTCGTCATACCAACGGGGTACAGTTTCAACCTTGACGGATCGTCGCTGTATCTCTCGCTCGCGGCCATGTTCGTTGCACAAGCAGCAGGCATCGATCTCTCCATTGGCCAGCAATGTGTGATCGTGTTGACTCTTATGCTGACAAGCAAAGGCGTCGCAGGTGTCTCGCGGGCTGCTCTTGTTGTTCTTGCGGGCACGCTGGCCAGCTTCGGGTTGCCCCTGGAGGGAGTGGCAGTGCTTCTGGGCGTTGATCAATTGATGGATATGGGACGGACGATGGTCAACGTTGTGGGCAACTGTCTGGCGACCGTGGTTGTTGCAAAGTGGGAGGGGGAGTTCAAACTGTCCGAGTCATGA